One genomic segment of Erythrolamprus reginae isolate rEryReg1 chromosome 2, rEryReg1.hap1, whole genome shotgun sequence includes these proteins:
- the LOC139159981 gene encoding zinc finger protein 850-like codes for MDEKPFACPEHGNNFSQNFHLVVHQSLHTGEEPYECSESEKYFSNYSDLLTHQKTHPEDKLYKCSECQESFSRNSTLVTHQRTHTGEKPYECPECGKSFSHISSLIRHQSIHTGEKPYQCSECEKCFSNHSDLVTHQRTHREDKLYECPDCGKRFSQNSSLLTHQRTHTGEKPYECPECWKRFSHTSSLVRHQRTHIGHKPYECSACGKRFTQNSSVVRHQRTHTGEKPYECLLCGKRFSHTSSLVTHQRIHTGDKPYECSDCGKSFSKNSSLVTHQRIHTGEKPYECLLCGKSFRLNSSLVKHQRTHTGEKLYECPECGKSFRKNSNLVTHQRTHTGEKLYVCLECGKRFSHNASLMRHQRIHTGEKPYECPDCGKSFSRTSSLIRHQSIHTGEKPYECSECVKCFSNNSDLVIHQRTHTEDKLYECPDCGKRFSQNSSLMTHQRTHTGEKPYECPECWKKFSHTSSLVRHQRTHIGHKPFECSDCGKCFTQNSSLVRHQSIHTGDKPYECLLCWKRFSHTSSLVTHQRIHTGDKPYECPDCGKSFSKNSSLVTHQRIHTGEKPYECPECGKRFSNNSNMVTHQRTHNLDKG; via the coding sequence ATGGACGAGAAACCCTTTGCATGTCCTGAGCATGGCAACAATTTCAGTCAGAATTTTCACCTGGTGGTACACCAGAGTCTTCACACAGGAGAGGAACCATATGAATGTTCAGAAAGTGAGAAATATTTCAGTAATTATTCCGACCTGCTGACACACCAGAAAACTCACCCAGAGGACAAATTGTATAAGTGTTCGGAATGTCAGGAAAGTTTCAGTCGGAATTCCACCCTCGTGacgcaccagaggactcacaccggagagaaaccatatgaatgtcctgagtgtgggaaaagtttcagccaTATTTCCAGTCTGATAAGACACCAGagtattcacacaggagaaaaaccgtatcaATGTTCAGAATGTGAGAAATGTTTCAGTAATCATTCCGACCTGGTGactcaccagaggactcatagaGAGGACAAActatatgagtgtccagattgtggcaaaaggttcagtcagaattccagcctattgacacaccagaggactcatacaggagagaaaccgtatgagtgtccagagtgttggaaaaGGTTCAGTCATacttccagcctggtgagacaccagaggactcatatagGACACAAACCCTATGAGTGTTCAGCTTGTGGGAAACGTTTCACTCAGAATTCAAGCgttgtgagacaccagaggactcatacaggagagaaaccgtatgagtgtctattgtgtgggaaaaggttcagtcATACTTCCAGCCTGGTaacacaccagaggattcatacaggagaCAAACCCTATGAGTGTtccgattgtgggaaaagtttcagtaagAATTCAAGTcttgtgacacaccagaggattcacactggagagaaaccatatgagtgtctatTGTGTGGGAAGAGTTTCCGTCTGAATTCCAGCCTTGTGAAACACCAAagaactcatacaggagagaaactgtATGAATGTCCagaatgtgggaaaagtttcagaaaGAATTCAaatctggtgacacaccagaggactcacacaggagagaaactctaTGTGTGTCTAGAGtgtgggaaaaggttcagtcATAATGCCAGTCTAATGAGACACCAGAGAATtcacacaggggaaaaaccatATGAAtgcccagattgtgggaaaagtttcagtcgtaCTTCCAGTCTGATAAGACACCAGAGTATTCACACAGGGGAAAAACCGTACGAATGTTCAGAATGTGTGAAATGTTTCAGTAATAATTCCGACCTGGTgattcaccagaggactcatacagagGACAAActgtatgagtgtccagattgtggcaaAAGGTTCAGTCAGAATTCTAGCCTAatgacacaccagaggacacacacaggagagaaaccatacgagtgtccagagtgttggaaaaaGTTCAGTCATacttccagcctggtgagacaccagaggactcatatagGACACAAACCCTTTGAGTGTtcagattgtgggaaatgtttcactcAGAATTCAAGCCTTGTGAGACACCAGAGTATTCACACAGGAGataaaccatatgagtgtctatTGTGTTGGAAAAGGTTCAGTCATActtccagcctggtgacacaccagaggattcatacaggagaCAAACcctatgagtgtccagattgtgggaaaagtttcagtaagAATTCAAGCcttgtgacacaccagaggattcacactggagagaaaccgtatgagtgtccagagtGCGGGAAAAGGTTCAGTAATAATTCCAACATGGTGactcaccagaggactcacaaccTTGATAAAGGCTAA
- the LOC139159982 gene encoding zinc finger protein ZFP2-like, giving the protein MYECPDCSKTFSQDSSLMIHQRTHSQDKPYECPDCGKRFRYNCRLVAHQRIHTGEKPYECPVCEKRFGQNYHLMIHQRTHTGEKPFECPDCGKGFSHNSNLVRHQRTHTGIKPYECFECGKSFGWNSALVIHQRTHSGEKPYECSECGKCFSHHSNLVSHQRSHTGVKPYECPECGKSFGWNSTLLVHQRTHTGEKPYECSECGKCFNKNCHLVTHQRTHTGDKPYECPDCGKCFSHISGLIGHQTIHTGEKPYECPECQESFSRNSTLVTHQRTHTGEKPYECPECGKSFSHISSLIRHQRIHTGEKPYECSECEKCFSNNSDLVTHQRTHTGEKPYECPDCGKGFRQNSNLVTHQRTHNLDKGSMSV; this is encoded by the coding sequence ATGTATGAATGTCCAGATTGTAGCAAAACTTTCAGTCAGGATTCCAGCCtaatgatacaccagaggactcattcaCAGGACaaaccctatgaatgtcctgattgtgggaaaagattCAGATATAATTGCAGACTGGTagcacaccagaggattcacacaggagaaaaaccatatgaatgtCCAGTTTGTGAGAAACGTTTTGGTCAGAATTACCACCTCAtgatacatcagaggactcacacaggagagaaaccctttgaatgtcctgattgtgggaaaggtttcagtcacaattccaacctggtaagacatcagaggactcacacaggaatcAAACCGTATGAATGCTttgagtgtgggaaaagttttggtTGGAATTCCGCCctcgtgatacaccagaggactcactcaggagaaaaaccatacgAATGttcagaatgtgggaaatgtttcagtcaccaTTCCAACCTGGTAAGTCATCAGAGGTCTCACACAGGAGTCAAACCGTatgaatgtcctgagtgtgggaaaagtttcggTTGGAATTCCACCCTCTtagtacaccagaggactcacacaggagaaaaaccatatgaatgttcagaatgtgggaaatgtttcaataaGAATTGCCACTTGGTTACACACcaaagaactcacacaggagacaagccgtatgagtgtccagattgtgggaaatgtttcagtcatattTCCGGTCTGATAGGACACCAGacgattcacacaggagagaaaccgtatgaatGTCCAGAATGTCAGGAAAGTTTCAGTCGGAATTCCACCcttgtgacacaccagaggactcacaccggagagaaaccgtatgaatgtcctgagtgtgggaaaagtttcagtcatatTTCCAGTCTGATaagacaccagaggattcacacgggAGAAAAGCCGTATGAATGTTCAGAATGTGAGAAATGTTTCAGTAATAATTCCGACCTGgtaacacaccagaggactcacacaggagaaaaaccgtatgaatgtccagattgtgggaaaggttttagacagaattccaacctggtgactcaccagaggactcacaaccTTGATAAAGGCTCTATGAGTGTGTAG